A single genomic interval of Cellvibrio sp. PSBB023 harbors:
- a CDS encoding PilZ domain-containing protein: MQPIGGGARNGILSLTIKDKAVLYAAYMPFVKNGGMFIPTNKTYKLGDEVFMLLSLMDEPEKIPVAGKVVWVTPKGAQGNRAAGIGVQFSDQDNTAINKIENYLAGMLNSDKPTHTM, translated from the coding sequence ATGCAACCGATTGGTGGTGGTGCCCGCAACGGCATACTCTCGTTAACGATCAAAGACAAAGCCGTGCTTTACGCCGCGTATATGCCGTTTGTGAAAAACGGTGGCATGTTTATCCCGACCAACAAGACCTACAAGTTGGGCGATGAAGTGTTTATGTTATTGAGTTTAATGGATGAACCGGAAAAGATTCCGGTTGCAGGCAAGGTTGTCTGGGTGACGCCCAAAGGTGCACAAGGCAACCGTGCGGCTGGCATCGGTGTGCAATTTAGCGACCAGGATAATACTGCCATCAACAAGATTGAAAATTACCTGGCCGGTATGCTCAATTCAGACAAGCCCACCCATACCAT
- a CDS encoding UDP-2,3-diacylglucosamine diphosphatase, producing the protein MQTLFISDLHLHESRPQVTRAFFHFLQTQAIHAEALYILGDFFDTWIGDDDDAELPQQVANELFALHQRGIAIYFMHGNRDFLLGEGYAKQSGMTLIPEGTVINLYGTTTLLVHGDALCTEDQDYQDFRAMVRSPQWQQQVLAQPLAARRALATQLRDKSQSMNSLKAADIMDVTPAEVIRQMEQVNVQLMIHGHTHRPARHALIANNKPAERMVLGDWHDHAWCIRANPQQIALINWPI; encoded by the coding sequence ATGCAGACGCTGTTTATTTCAGATTTACACCTTCATGAATCACGCCCGCAGGTCACGCGGGCGTTTTTTCATTTTTTGCAAACACAAGCAATCCATGCCGAAGCGCTTTATATCCTCGGCGATTTTTTCGATACCTGGATTGGCGATGACGATGACGCAGAACTACCACAACAAGTCGCCAATGAATTATTCGCACTTCACCAGCGAGGCATTGCTATTTATTTTATGCATGGCAATCGCGATTTCTTATTAGGTGAAGGCTATGCAAAACAATCAGGCATGACGCTCATCCCAGAAGGTACTGTGATTAATTTGTACGGTACAACAACGCTGCTTGTGCATGGCGATGCGCTGTGCACAGAAGACCAGGACTATCAGGATTTTCGTGCGATGGTTCGCAGCCCTCAATGGCAACAGCAAGTACTCGCACAACCACTGGCAGCGCGCCGCGCCCTGGCAACACAGCTGCGCGACAAAAGCCAAAGTATGAACAGCTTGAAAGCCGCTGACATCATGGATGTAACACCGGCGGAAGTGATAAGGCAAATGGAGCAGGTAAACGTTCAGCTCATGATACACGGCCACACCCATCGCCCCGCACGCCACGCGCTGATTGCCAACAACAAACCCGCCGAACGCATGGTATTAGGGGACTGGCATGATCACGCATGGTGTATCCGCGCCAACCCACAGCAGATCGCACTCATAAACTGGCCCATTTAA
- the tmk gene encoding dTMP kinase translates to MQRGKFLTIEGTEGVGKSTNLAFVRDWLVSKGLEVIVTREPGGTPLAEEIRSLLLSKRAEAVDETAELLLVFAARAQHLAQVIKPALARGAWVLSDRFTDATYAYQGGGRGLSKSIIEQLEQLVQGDLRPDLTLILDIDVQLGLDRARQRGELDRFESETISFFEQVRAAYRQRALAAPKRYALVDAGQPLSKVQADIDSLLTRLLV, encoded by the coding sequence ATGCAGCGCGGCAAATTTCTGACTATAGAAGGCACCGAAGGTGTCGGCAAGAGTACAAACCTGGCCTTTGTACGTGATTGGCTGGTTTCAAAGGGGCTGGAGGTTATTGTCACCCGCGAACCCGGCGGCACCCCCTTGGCGGAGGAAATTCGCAGCCTGTTGTTGAGCAAGCGCGCTGAAGCAGTGGATGAAACGGCAGAGCTCTTGCTGGTATTTGCCGCCCGCGCCCAGCATTTGGCCCAGGTCATTAAACCGGCACTGGCGCGTGGTGCTTGGGTGCTCAGCGATCGTTTTACCGATGCAACCTATGCCTATCAAGGTGGCGGGCGCGGTTTGAGTAAATCGATCATCGAACAGCTTGAACAATTAGTGCAGGGTGATTTGCGACCGGACTTAACCCTGATTCTGGATATCGATGTGCAGCTTGGCTTGGATCGCGCTCGCCAACGGGGCGAACTGGATCGATTTGAAAGTGAAACAATCAGCTTTTTTGAGCAGGTTCGTGCCGCCTATCGTCAGCGCGCATTGGCAGCGCCGAAGCGCTATGCCTTGGTAGATGCAGGCCAGCCCTTAAGCAAAGTACAGGCCGATATAGACAGCCTGCTGACGAGATTGCTGGTATAG
- a CDS encoding peptidylprolyl isomerase produces the protein MITLHTNYGDIVIELDFDKAPKTAANFKQYVEDGFYNGTIFHRVIDGFMIQGGGFTEDFQQKETREMIQNEADNGLQNLTGTLAMARTNDPHSATAQFFINVKDNSFLNHSGKNASGWGYCVFGKVVDGMDVVNKIKGVKTGSKGFHQDVPKEAVIIQSATIAE, from the coding sequence ATGATCACATTACATACTAACTACGGCGATATAGTTATTGAACTGGATTTCGATAAAGCGCCCAAGACCGCAGCCAACTTCAAACAATATGTGGAAGATGGTTTTTATAACGGCACTATTTTCCATCGCGTCATCGACGGCTTTATGATCCAAGGTGGCGGTTTTACCGAGGATTTCCAACAAAAAGAAACCCGTGAAATGATTCAGAACGAAGCTGACAATGGCCTTCAAAACCTGACCGGCACTTTGGCTATGGCGCGCACCAATGATCCACACAGTGCAACTGCGCAATTTTTTATCAACGTGAAAGATAACAGCTTCCTCAACCACAGCGGTAAAAATGCATCAGGCTGGGGCTACTGTGTGTTTGGCAAAGTTGTCGATGGGATGGATGTCGTTAACAAGATTAAAGGTGTGAAGACCGGCTCCAAAGGTTTCCATCAAGATGTTCCCAAAGAAGCAGTGATTATCCAAAGCGCTACCATCGCTGAATAA
- a CDS encoding DNA polymerase III subunit delta', which translates to MSDFPIHPYPWQLPEWQQLMQQIAAQKLPHAMMFAGPRGIGKRHLADALAQLLLCDAPIEGTACGKCRGCELNKAQTHPDLVWLEPEEAGKAIKVDQVRELTESLGKTAQQGGYKVVIIEPAEAMNGNAANALLKSLEEPAANTLLVLIAHSPSAVLPTIRSRCQLRKFPMPRSEQVIRWLSPLLVGTTATPEPLLAAARGAPLAALALLQGDALEQREQTLQLFTRLSLGQISAIEVAAQWHGGDVQGLLEWLLSLLHSIARWKVGADDAQMQHAPVELRERLSHLNLPLLHRYVEKLMLSKKQLLSGSNPNKQLLLEELLLDWGALLRASTNRAMASGH; encoded by the coding sequence ATGAGCGACTTCCCGATTCACCCTTACCCATGGCAATTACCTGAGTGGCAGCAGTTGATGCAGCAAATCGCTGCACAAAAACTCCCGCATGCCATGATGTTCGCCGGCCCTCGTGGTATAGGTAAGCGTCACCTTGCCGATGCCTTGGCACAGCTCTTGTTATGCGATGCACCCATCGAAGGCACAGCCTGCGGCAAGTGCCGCGGTTGTGAATTGAATAAAGCCCAGACTCACCCGGATTTGGTTTGGCTGGAGCCGGAAGAGGCGGGCAAAGCCATCAAGGTGGATCAGGTGCGTGAGCTGACAGAATCCCTCGGAAAGACGGCACAACAAGGTGGCTATAAAGTCGTCATTATCGAGCCGGCGGAAGCGATGAACGGTAACGCCGCCAACGCGCTGCTTAAATCCTTGGAGGAGCCGGCAGCCAATACTTTATTGGTGCTCATCGCCCATAGCCCTAGTGCAGTATTACCTACGATTCGCAGCCGCTGTCAGTTGCGCAAGTTTCCCATGCCGCGTAGTGAGCAGGTTATCCGCTGGTTATCCCCCTTATTGGTTGGTACAACAGCCACGCCTGAGCCGTTGCTCGCCGCCGCGCGTGGTGCCCCCTTGGCGGCTTTGGCGTTGTTACAAGGGGATGCACTGGAGCAGCGGGAGCAAACCCTGCAGCTATTTACGCGCCTGAGCTTGGGGCAAATATCGGCTATTGAGGTAGCTGCTCAATGGCACGGTGGCGATGTGCAAGGCTTACTGGAGTGGCTGCTGAGCCTGCTACACAGTATTGCGCGCTGGAAAGTCGGTGCCGACGATGCGCAAATGCAACATGCGCCGGTAGAGTTGCGCGAACGCTTGAGCCATTTGAATTTGCCGCTGCTGCACCGTTATGTTGAAAAATTGATGCTCTCTAAAAAGCAATTGCTCAGTGGTTCCAATCCCAATAAGCAATTGTTATTGGAGGAATTATTGCTCGATTGGGGCGCCTTATTGCGCGCCAGCACGAATCGCGCAATGGCGTCTGGACACTAG
- a CDS encoding pseudouridine synthase: MTDSLLDILYLDEDLLIANKPAGLLCVPGKGPDKQDCLYNRALKFNPNARVVHRLDQGTSGIVMFPLNYLTLKNLTHKFEAREIHKRYVAVVEGLVEQDEGEVTLPLICDWPNRPLQKVCFESGKSAHTRYKVLARDKDNNSTRVLLEPVSGRTHQLRVHMLSLGHPMLGDGLYAPADVLAKSPRLLLHAQELWFDHPITGMPLRIEAAADF; encoded by the coding sequence ATGACCGATTCCCTGCTCGACATTCTCTATCTGGATGAGGATTTACTCATTGCCAACAAGCCAGCAGGACTGCTTTGTGTTCCCGGTAAAGGCCCCGACAAACAAGACTGTCTCTACAATCGCGCCTTAAAATTCAACCCTAACGCACGCGTAGTGCATCGTCTGGATCAAGGTACATCAGGCATTGTGATGTTCCCGCTCAACTACCTCACTTTGAAAAACCTTACCCACAAATTTGAGGCGCGCGAAATACATAAGCGCTATGTAGCCGTGGTCGAGGGATTGGTCGAGCAAGATGAAGGCGAAGTCACCCTGCCGCTGATTTGTGACTGGCCCAATCGCCCGCTGCAAAAAGTCTGTTTTGAAAGCGGCAAATCAGCCCATACCCGATACAAGGTACTGGCGCGCGATAAAGACAACAATAGCACGCGGGTATTGCTTGAACCGGTGAGCGGTCGTACCCATCAGCTTCGCGTGCACATGCTGAGCCTGGGCCACCCGATGCTGGGTGATGGGCTCTATGCGCCAGCCGATGTACTCGCCAAATCCCCTCGCCTTTTACTGCACGCGCAAGAACTCTGGTTTGACCATCCCATTACCGGTATGCCCTTACGCATTGAGGCTGCTGCTGATTTTTAA